The Pseudomonas sp. SCB32 DNA window CGAGAGTTTGCGGGGCCCGCTGGTATTAGGTCGCCGAGAGCGTGGGGCAGGTATTCGAGCTTCCTGAGCATCCGTCCGTGGAAACTCTCCAATGACTCACCGCTGCGCTCCGAGAGAGAATCGGTTCCCAAGACCAATTGAATACTGCAGTGCCCTCCTCTCGCGCAGGTTGCCCAAGCCCATCCATTCTCAAAGGGCTCCGAAAACGTCAGCGTCTCTTTGCACCTTGCGCTCGTGAATTGGCGTATCAGCGCAATTGAGCGCATAGATGAGTGCTCATCGGGCTGAGATTTCGGTGCGCCACGCCCACGGGCTTCCACCAAAAAATCCCCGTGGAGTTGAAGGTTTCGCCCTGCAGCCTCCAATGCGAAAACGTTCCAGGTCTGGTCGACTTGGCGAGCCCACAAGACATGCGCATCCACCACATCAACGCCAGCGTCACGGGCATCCTGAAGCAGAGCGGAATCCAACGTATCGCGCTCTACTACGAACTCGCCATTAGCCAAGCGGGGCTCCTCGCCCCAAGCACTCCATCGTGGGTGGAGTTCAGTCATGAGCTTCAGCGCCTGAGTACACCCGGCCCTCTGCAGGCCCTCAACCACTCTTGGTGACGCCCCCTCAAGGAAGGAGCGCTTCCGTACCTGCCCTACAAGTTTCACTTCATGCCCCATGCGTCGGAGCAGGATTGAGGTAACAACTGCGGCGGGGCCAGCTCCTAGCACCAAGACCTTATGCATGCCGCGGCACCTTTGCATGACCGGGCATGAGCAGCGCTCCCACCAGCATCGCAACCAGCCCTATCCAGACAAGTGATACGAGCGGATAGATGCGCAGTACGACGAGCGTTGATAACTGCATCTCTTCGCTGAGCTTTTCTCTCAGCAGCGCTGGAGTTGCAGGCACCCAAATCTGCTTATCTTCCAGCCATCCGTGCACCACAAACGGATCGAGCAGGTAACGCGGCCCACCGGTGTACCTTGCGTAGCGATAATCAAGAATCTCGCAGAGTTGTCTGACTGGGCCCTGGTACCCGGCAGGTTGATGCCTACCATCGAGAAACAGTGCGTTACCCATGGCCGATTCGCCGTCCCTTTGTATCTGGACTTGAGCAACGGCACGGTATCCAGAGTGGTCTACTACGGTACTTATGGGTGAGACCTGTATCGACAGGTCGGAAGTTAGCGAGTGGAACTGTCCCAGTTTTTCTGGCACGACCTGGATTGCTTGATAGGTATTGAGTGCCGTGGCCGCGAAGCCTCCGACCAAAGCAACGACTGCCCCTCCATGAACAAGCGCAAGCGAACCAGTCAGTCGCGCAGCCCCCAATCGGCGGCTGCGCCAGATGCTCTTCAAACACCAGAGCACGCATCCCAGCAACAGGTAACCAGCAGCCGCGAGCGCGGCATCCAACCAAGGCAACACGGACACTATTCGGCTGGAAAGAACGCCCCGCCCCTCGTACCACTCGCTCAGAAGTCCGCCATGCCACCAAAGGGTCAAGCAGATCAGCGCCGTGACTGCGGTGACAACAACAGCAGCTGTGCGGGCGGTTGCACGTCGCAAGAACGTGTATCCACCCACCATGCAAACCACCAAAAGAAGCGGCAGCAGCCAATGAGCTATCCAATAGCCGTCCACCGTCCACTGGGCAAATGCAAGACGTAGTTGCTCCATCTCTTCTGCACTTGCCCACATGGTCAGCGTTTCGAAGAACGGCTTTTCGTTCAGGGACTTTGCGACCTGGAACCATTGCCTGAGGTACGCGAGCGCTAGAGCACCACCCGCTATGCTCGCGATTGCGACGAACAGCCAAACTGAGAGCAGTGTAGTAACCGCAGTTTTCTTCCCCGATTGACCGCGAGCGACTGAGGGAAGGCAGATATAAATCAGCGCCCCCACGATGAGTAATGCCGCCAGGACAAGGTGACTCAACCAGGAGGTAGTGCCGATGTATCGATGCGAGCTCGTCAGGGTTTCACTGCGAGTAACCGCCATAGCCAGAGAGGTGCAGGCCGCCAATAGCAGGCTTAATACCGGCAAGGTACGACCAAAGGCCCCGCCCGGACGCCAATGCCTGGCACCATGCAGAACTGCTGCGAGCATCACCCAGACGATAAATGCGCTTGTCTGAACCGGATCCCAGTGCCACAGCTGGCCGAAGGTGAAATCCACGAGAGCCCAGACCATTCCGAAGCCGATTCCTGCCGTCAACACGAACCAGGCACGACGGTTGTAGTGCAGAGTGACCACGGCGTAGTCACTTAAGCCTCCCCGCAAGGCCTGGACTGCTGCACCGACGGGTGCGATTGCCCAGACGTAAGCGACGAGAATCGCCGGGGCGTGCAATACCATCCAGATTTTTTGCAGGTGCGCATTCATCCCTTGGCTTTCCTGGTTGGCCAGCCAGCTTTCGGGGGTTGCCGTAAAAGGCCCGAGCAGCAGTGCAGCTATGGCGTACCAGGCAGCGATCAATCCAAGGGTGGCGCCCTCCCAGCCTGGACGAGTTGCATGACGTATTGCCAAGGGGGCAAACATGGCGGAAAGGAGGATCAACGTTCCTTCATCACCGCCCCAAAGGTTTGCGACTTTGAGATACACCGGCAAGGTCGAACTGCTGTAGAGCCAGACGTAGCG harbors:
- the ccsA gene encoding cytochrome c biogenesis protein CcsA; translation: MTSATQCWLRLCLFLVSTAAALQPGLGNLLLGAAVLLLLGGAPLAHVRTALWKLSAILLYACTTSLLLALLLDRFDFRYVWLYSSSTLPVYLKVANLWGGDEGTLILLSAMFAPLAIRHATRPGWEGATLGLIAAWYAIAALLLGPFTATPESWLANQESQGMNAHLQKIWMVLHAPAILVAYVWAIAPVGAAVQALRGGLSDYAVVTLHYNRRAWFVLTAGIGFGMVWALVDFTFGQLWHWDPVQTSAFIVWVMLAAVLHGARHWRPGGAFGRTLPVLSLLLAACTSLAMAVTRSETLTSSHRYIGTTSWLSHLVLAALLIVGALIYICLPSVARGQSGKKTAVTTLLSVWLFVAIASIAGGALALAYLRQWFQVAKSLNEKPFFETLTMWASAEEMEQLRLAFAQWTVDGYWIAHWLLPLLLVVCMVGGYTFLRRATARTAAVVVTAVTALICLTLWWHGGLLSEWYEGRGVLSSRIVSVLPWLDAALAAAGYLLLGCVLWCLKSIWRSRRLGAARLTGSLALVHGGAVVALVGGFAATALNTYQAIQVVPEKLGQFHSLTSDLSIQVSPISTVVDHSGYRAVAQVQIQRDGESAMGNALFLDGRHQPAGYQGPVRQLCEILDYRYARYTGGPRYLLDPFVVHGWLEDKQIWVPATPALLREKLSEEMQLSTLVVLRIYPLVSLVWIGLVAMLVGALLMPGHAKVPRHA